One genomic region from Streptomyces sp. NBC_00457 encodes:
- a CDS encoding aldo/keto reductase: MTTPAPLLKLNNGVEMPALGLGVYQSPPEQTVPAVEAALKDGYRLIDTAAAYGNEKEVGEGMRRSGVDRDDVFVTTKLWLDDYGYDSALRAFDTSLANLGLEYLDLYLLHQPVPLEPEPWVAAYKAAEKLLADGRVRAIGVSNHTPGLLRTLMDSTEVVPAVNQVELHPYFIQRELREVHEKLGITTQAWSPIGGITRYWQHAPNGGRSALEEPVVTDLAAKYGKTAAQVVLRWHIEHGLCAIPKSVKAHRIAENFDVFDFSLTPEEVTAIDALDTGLRSGPDPENIRLDTFGRRTR, from the coding sequence ATGACCACACCCGCACCCCTGCTGAAGCTCAACAACGGCGTCGAGATGCCCGCCCTCGGCCTCGGCGTCTACCAGAGCCCGCCGGAGCAGACCGTCCCGGCCGTCGAAGCCGCTCTAAAGGACGGCTACCGTCTGATCGACACCGCCGCCGCCTACGGCAACGAGAAGGAGGTCGGCGAGGGCATGCGCCGCTCCGGCGTCGACCGCGACGACGTCTTCGTCACCACCAAGCTGTGGCTGGACGACTACGGCTACGACTCCGCCCTGCGCGCCTTCGACACCAGCCTCGCCAACCTCGGCCTGGAGTACCTGGACCTGTACCTTCTGCACCAGCCGGTCCCGCTGGAGCCGGAGCCGTGGGTGGCCGCGTACAAGGCCGCTGAGAAGCTGCTGGCCGACGGACGGGTGCGGGCGATCGGCGTCTCCAACCACACACCCGGGCTGCTGCGCACGCTCATGGACAGCACCGAGGTGGTGCCCGCCGTCAACCAGGTCGAGCTGCACCCCTACTTCATCCAGCGCGAACTGCGCGAGGTGCACGAGAAGTTGGGCATCACCACCCAGGCGTGGTCGCCGATCGGCGGCATCACCCGCTACTGGCAACACGCCCCGAACGGCGGCCGAAGCGCCCTGGAGGAGCCGGTCGTCACCGATCTCGCCGCCAAGTACGGCAAGACGGCGGCCCAGGTGGTGCTGCGCTGGCACATCGAGCACGGCCTGTGCGCGATCCCGAAGTCGGTCAAGGCCCACCGCATCGCGGAGAACTTCGACGTCTTCGACTTCTCCCTCACCCCGGAAGAGGTCACCGCGATCGACGCCCTCGACACCGGACTGCGCAGCGGCCCCGACCCGGAGAACATCCGGCTCGACACCTTCGGCCGCCGCACTCGCTGA
- a CDS encoding SDR family NAD(P)-dependent oxidoreductase has translation MTTIAIVGAGPGLGAAVARRFGREGHEVALVARDQARLDALAADMADEGVTARGFSADVHDTKSLQAALDAAHTALGPIEILQYSPVPRADFMRPVLRTTAADLTGPVEFSVYGPVAAVQQVLPDMRALGRGTILLVNGGTAAIPHPDRAGTSIAFAAESAYGHLLHDTLAAEGIHVGQLIIPGAIIPGHHRKDPAVLADTLWSLHVDRHGFRRYADDLDS, from the coding sequence ATGACCACCATCGCCATCGTCGGAGCCGGACCTGGCCTCGGCGCCGCCGTCGCCCGCCGCTTCGGCCGCGAGGGCCACGAGGTCGCGCTCGTCGCCCGCGACCAGGCCCGGCTCGACGCCCTCGCCGCCGACATGGCCGACGAAGGCGTCACGGCGCGCGGTTTCTCCGCCGACGTGCACGACACCAAGTCCCTCCAGGCCGCGCTGGACGCGGCGCACACCGCGCTCGGACCGATCGAGATCCTGCAGTACAGCCCCGTTCCCCGGGCCGACTTCATGCGCCCGGTGCTTCGGACGACAGCGGCGGACCTCACCGGGCCCGTCGAGTTCTCCGTCTACGGGCCGGTCGCCGCCGTACAGCAGGTGCTGCCCGACATGCGCGCCCTCGGCCGCGGCACGATCCTGCTCGTCAACGGCGGCACAGCGGCGATCCCGCACCCCGACCGGGCGGGCACGTCCATCGCGTTCGCCGCCGAGAGCGCCTACGGCCATCTGTTGCACGACACGCTCGCCGCCGAGGGCATCCACGTCGGCCAGCTGATCATTCCCGGTGCGATCATCCCCGGGCACCACCGGAAGGACCCGGCCGTGCTGGCCGACACGTTGTGGTCCCTGCACGTCGACCGCCACGGCTTCCGTCGCTACGCCGACGACCTCGATTCCTGA
- a CDS encoding helix-turn-helix transcriptional regulator codes for MAREQQGGSDGSELGRFLRAHRTRVTPEEAGVPIGPGLRRTPGLRREELATLAGVSIDYYSRLERGKETNPSPSVVDALARALRLDKAEHEHLRDLVACAARSTVAEPPGEAGRSVRSGVHLLLDNLRPCPAYVVSRTMDIIACNPSGLRLFAGMGDWPESRRNVVRYVFLHPQAQTLFSDWDEQIRACVGRLRALAGVEPDAPDLAELVGELHSKSEEFTDLWERYDVRWHTHGSKTFHHPEVGDITPGYQSMQLEGTPGQRFIAYFAEPGTPDHDRLVLLDMAVAEKSPTSS; via the coding sequence ATGGCACGTGAGCAGCAGGGCGGCAGCGACGGCAGTGAACTGGGACGCTTCCTGCGCGCCCACCGCACCCGGGTGACCCCGGAGGAAGCGGGGGTGCCGATCGGGCCCGGCCTGCGCCGCACCCCCGGCCTGCGCCGCGAGGAGCTGGCCACCCTGGCGGGAGTCAGCATCGACTACTACTCGCGCCTGGAACGCGGCAAGGAGACCAACCCCAGCCCTTCCGTCGTCGACGCCCTCGCCCGTGCCCTGCGACTGGACAAGGCCGAGCACGAGCACCTGCGCGACCTCGTCGCCTGCGCCGCGCGCAGCACCGTGGCGGAGCCCCCGGGCGAGGCGGGCCGGTCCGTACGCTCCGGTGTGCACTTGCTCCTGGACAACCTGCGGCCCTGCCCGGCGTACGTGGTCAGCCGGACGATGGACATCATCGCCTGCAACCCGAGCGGGCTGCGGCTGTTCGCGGGCATGGGCGACTGGCCCGAGAGCCGGCGGAATGTGGTGCGCTACGTCTTCCTCCATCCGCAGGCGCAGACACTCTTCAGTGACTGGGACGAGCAGATCCGCGCCTGTGTGGGCCGCCTGCGCGCCCTGGCCGGCGTCGAGCCGGACGCGCCGGACCTGGCCGAGCTGGTCGGTGAACTGCACTCCAAGAGCGAGGAGTTCACCGATCTGTGGGAGCGCTACGACGTGCGCTGGCACACCCACGGCAGCAAGACCTTCCACCACCCCGAAGTCGGTGACATCACGCCCGGCTACCAGTCGATGCAGCTCGAGGGGACGCCCGGCCAGCGGTTCATCGCCTACTTCGCCGAACCGGGCACCCCTGACCACGACAGGCTGGTCCTGCTCGACATGGCCGTGGCCGAGAAGTCGCCGACGTCCTCGTAG
- a CDS encoding MFS transporter, translating to MSSSVASTRSSAGTENSRADGTGARWALTAALLGFFVMTLDALIVNVALPEIGRDFDSGITGLQWVVDGYTLLFAALLLSAGSVTDRIGARQAFGAGLLVFTAASAACGFAPNLGVLVVARLVQGAGAAVIVPASLALIREAFPDSAQRARAISVWAMGGSVGAAAGPVLGGVLSEISWRMIFFVNLPVGVLALFLLAHTLRSPRRADTPFDWTGQLTAVAAMGGLTYAAIEAGAVGLTAPRVLVASLVAVVAGAAFLMAQARGRNPMVPLPLLRERTMAISASIGFALNVGFYGMIFLLSLYLQQEHGLSPLATGLAFLPMTLLTAFVSPTAAWCARKFGPRMPIITGQLAMTAGLVLLCVPQASAPTWLMVLLMIPVGTGGGLAVPAVTSLLLDRVPAERAGTASGVLNTARQIGGALAVAVFGALVAQHATFSHGLRTSLLTAAGLVLLTTAASLLLRPAPQR from the coding sequence GTGTCCAGTTCCGTCGCGTCCACCCGGTCATCGGCCGGCACCGAGAACAGCCGCGCAGACGGTACCGGTGCCCGCTGGGCGCTGACGGCCGCGCTGCTCGGCTTCTTCGTGATGACGCTCGACGCCCTGATCGTCAACGTCGCGCTGCCCGAGATCGGCCGCGACTTCGACAGCGGCATCACCGGACTGCAGTGGGTGGTCGACGGCTACACGCTGTTGTTCGCCGCACTGCTCCTGTCGGCGGGGTCCGTGACCGACCGGATCGGCGCGCGACAGGCGTTCGGGGCGGGGCTCCTGGTGTTCACCGCCGCCTCGGCGGCCTGCGGCTTCGCACCGAACCTGGGTGTGCTGGTCGTGGCCCGGCTGGTGCAGGGTGCGGGCGCCGCGGTGATCGTGCCGGCCTCGCTGGCGCTGATCCGCGAGGCGTTCCCCGACTCCGCGCAGCGGGCGCGGGCGATCTCGGTGTGGGCGATGGGCGGCTCGGTGGGTGCCGCGGCGGGCCCGGTACTGGGCGGCGTGCTCAGTGAGATCAGCTGGCGGATGATCTTCTTCGTCAACCTGCCGGTGGGCGTGCTGGCCCTGTTTCTGCTGGCCCACACTCTCCGCTCTCCGCGCCGCGCGGACACCCCGTTCGACTGGACCGGCCAGCTCACCGCGGTGGCGGCCATGGGCGGTCTGACGTACGCCGCGATCGAGGCCGGCGCGGTCGGGCTGACCGCTCCCCGGGTCCTGGTGGCATCGCTGGTCGCCGTGGTCGCGGGTGCGGCCTTCCTCATGGCGCAGGCCCGTGGCCGGAACCCGATGGTGCCGCTGCCACTGCTCCGCGAGCGCACGATGGCGATCTCAGCGTCGATCGGCTTCGCCCTCAACGTCGGCTTCTACGGCATGATCTTCCTGCTCAGCCTGTACCTCCAGCAGGAGCACGGCCTGTCGCCGCTGGCCACTGGGCTGGCCTTCCTGCCGATGACCCTGCTGACCGCCTTCGTCAGCCCCACGGCCGCCTGGTGCGCCCGGAAGTTCGGCCCGCGCATGCCCATCATCACCGGGCAGCTCGCCATGACGGCGGGCCTCGTACTGCTCTGTGTCCCGCAGGCGTCGGCGCCCACCTGGCTGATGGTGCTGCTGATGATCCCGGTCGGCACGGGCGGCGGCCTCGCCGTACCGGCCGTGACCTCACTTCTCCTCGACCGCGTCCCGGCCGAGCGCGCCGGCACCGCCAGCGGCGTCCTGAACACCGCCCGCCAGATCGGCGGCGCCCTGGCCGTGGCCGTGTTCGGCGCCCTGGTGGCCCAGCACGCGACCTTCTCCCACGGCCTGCGCACCAGCCTGCTGACCGCCGCCGGCCTGGTCCTCCTCACCACCGCGGCCAGCCTGCTGCTCAGGCCCGCCCCGCAGCGGTGA
- a CDS encoding Na+/H+ antiporter: MLGLELIVVLGLALLLGEGIGHRLRIAPPVLLLVIGALLGFVPALREVHMPPEAVLLLFLPALLYWESLTTSLRQIRSDLRGIVLMGTTLVIVTAGAVAVVANALGLDWGPAWVLGAAVAPTDATAVGVLAKSLPRRNVTLLRAESLINDGTALVVYGLAVGITVGEEHLTFPHVTWLFLVSYIGGAAAGALTAWLGIQVRRRFHDPLMGNVAVVITPFTAFLLAELIHASGVLAVVVAGLIMSQASPRLVGAATRRQGEEFWTLSTFVLNGALFVLVGLEAQSAVRGLHGNDLTHALIAVGAVSAVLVGARFAFLFTAVHLIRLVDRRPQQRLRRMNYRARVVSSLSGFRGAVSLAVALSVPTALDSGAPFPDRDTIVFVTSGVIVTTLVVQGLLLPVVVRWARLPRDTSVDEELYLAETSATEEALKSLPQVAEELGTDAAVTERMRHEYETHLQVLRASGGEADDEEALRHDRHYTALRLELLAHKRATVLRLRDEHEIDDTVLRQVQRRLDIEEVRLSRQQSAE; encoded by the coding sequence GTGCTTGGCCTCGAACTCATCGTGGTCCTGGGCCTTGCCCTCCTGCTCGGCGAAGGCATCGGCCACCGACTGCGCATCGCACCGCCCGTGCTGCTGCTCGTCATCGGCGCGCTGCTGGGCTTCGTCCCGGCGCTGCGTGAGGTCCACATGCCGCCTGAGGCCGTGCTGCTGCTGTTCCTGCCGGCGCTGCTGTACTGGGAGAGCCTGACGACCTCGCTCCGCCAGATCCGCAGCGACCTGCGCGGCATCGTCCTGATGGGCACCACCCTGGTGATCGTCACTGCGGGTGCCGTCGCTGTCGTAGCCAATGCGCTGGGGTTGGACTGGGGCCCGGCCTGGGTGCTGGGCGCCGCGGTCGCCCCTACTGACGCCACCGCCGTCGGTGTTCTCGCCAAGTCCCTGCCTCGCCGCAACGTCACCCTGCTGCGTGCCGAGAGCCTGATCAACGACGGCACCGCGCTCGTGGTCTACGGCCTCGCGGTGGGCATCACGGTCGGCGAGGAACATCTGACGTTCCCCCACGTCACGTGGCTGTTCCTGGTCTCCTACATCGGCGGTGCCGCCGCCGGCGCGCTCACGGCCTGGCTGGGCATCCAGGTGCGCCGCCGTTTCCACGATCCGCTGATGGGCAACGTGGCGGTCGTCATCACACCGTTCACGGCGTTCCTCCTGGCCGAGCTGATCCATGCCTCGGGGGTCCTCGCCGTCGTCGTGGCCGGGCTGATCATGAGTCAGGCGTCCCCCCGGCTGGTCGGGGCTGCGACGCGTCGCCAGGGCGAGGAGTTCTGGACTCTGTCGACCTTCGTCCTCAACGGCGCCCTGTTCGTCCTGGTCGGTCTTGAGGCGCAGTCAGCCGTGCGCGGTCTGCACGGGAACGACCTAACCCATGCGCTGATCGCGGTCGGAGCCGTCTCGGCCGTGCTCGTGGGAGCACGGTTCGCCTTCCTGTTCACGGCGGTCCATCTGATCCGCCTGGTCGACCGCCGCCCGCAGCAGCGGCTGCGCCGGATGAACTATCGCGCCCGTGTGGTCAGTTCCCTGTCCGGTTTCCGCGGTGCCGTGTCCCTGGCGGTGGCACTGTCTGTGCCGACCGCGCTGGACTCGGGCGCGCCGTTCCCGGACCGCGACACGATCGTCTTCGTCACCTCGGGCGTCATCGTTACCACGCTGGTGGTGCAGGGCCTGCTGCTTCCCGTGGTGGTCCGCTGGGCCCGCCTGCCCCGCGACACCTCGGTCGACGAGGAGCTGTACCTCGCGGAGACCTCCGCTACGGAGGAGGCCCTCAAGTCGCTTCCCCAGGTGGCCGAGGAACTCGGCACCGACGCGGCCGTCACGGAGCGCATGCGCCACGAGTACGAGACCCACCTGCAGGTTCTGCGAGCGAGCGGCGGAGAGGCCGACGACGAGGAGGCGCTGCGCCACGACCGGCACTACACCGCGCTGCGCCTCGAACTCCTCGCCCACAAACGCGCCACCGTCCTGCGGCTGCGCGACGAGCACGAGATCGACGACACCGTGCTGCGCCAGGTCCAGCGGCGCCTCGACATCGAGGAGGTACGCCTGTCCCGGCAGCAGTCGGCCGAGTGA
- a CDS encoding low temperature requirement protein A, with the protein MTTFELFFDLVYVITLTRVTQYMAQEHSGLGVLHGVLLLALVWFSWSAYAWLGNQARADLGVVRLGMTLAMAGVFVIALTVPEAWDDSPGGLYGPLVLPCAYLLVRSVHLVIYAHLARGDRGLLRQIAVSWPPVLTGSALLIVGAAIGGRWQTTLYAAAIAVDWGGVYLTSRRGSWRIHSAPYFTERHQLFVIIAIGESLIAMAAGATDRPIGVPLLAAGVLGVAAAAGLWWLYFDVVSLLVEHRLAETRGRARLSLAVNAYGYAHFPIAAGIVLTALGVEGVVAYADSGKGLGGFYAGVLCGGAATYLAGLLLFGRISAGVWGPFRLAAVCLLLAWLPAAVVLPPLAGLSGVVVLLAAVAACETWWYAELRRSVRPEQGSNDPV; encoded by the coding sequence GTGACCACGTTCGAGCTCTTCTTCGACCTTGTGTACGTCATCACCCTCACCCGCGTCACCCAGTACATGGCCCAGGAGCACAGCGGTCTCGGTGTGCTCCACGGCGTGCTGCTTCTGGCTCTGGTCTGGTTCTCGTGGTCGGCGTACGCCTGGCTGGGCAACCAGGCCCGGGCCGACCTGGGCGTCGTACGGCTGGGGATGACACTCGCCATGGCCGGGGTCTTCGTGATCGCGTTGACCGTCCCGGAGGCGTGGGACGACTCCCCAGGTGGGCTGTACGGGCCGCTGGTGCTGCCCTGTGCCTACCTGCTCGTGCGCAGCGTGCACCTCGTCATCTACGCGCACCTGGCGCGCGGCGACCGGGGGCTGCTGCGGCAGATCGCCGTGTCGTGGCCGCCGGTGCTGACCGGCTCCGCCCTTCTCATCGTCGGCGCAGCGATCGGCGGCCGATGGCAGACGACGCTGTATGCGGCGGCGATCGCGGTGGACTGGGGCGGCGTCTACCTCACGTCGCGGCGGGGCAGTTGGCGCATCCACAGCGCGCCGTACTTCACCGAGCGGCATCAGCTGTTCGTCATCATCGCGATCGGCGAGTCACTCATCGCCATGGCCGCCGGCGCCACGGACCGTCCGATCGGCGTGCCTCTGCTGGCAGCCGGCGTTCTGGGCGTGGCGGCGGCAGCGGGCCTGTGGTGGCTGTACTTCGACGTGGTGAGCCTGCTGGTGGAGCACCGGCTGGCCGAGACACGGGGGCGGGCCCGCCTCAGCCTGGCGGTCAACGCCTACGGCTACGCCCACTTCCCCATCGCGGCGGGCATCGTGCTGACCGCGCTCGGCGTCGAGGGCGTCGTGGCCTACGCCGACAGCGGCAAGGGACTGGGCGGCTTCTACGCCGGCGTACTGTGCGGCGGAGCCGCCACGTATCTCGCCGGTCTGCTGCTCTTCGGCCGTATCTCCGCCGGGGTGTGGGGCCCGTTCCGCCTGGCCGCTGTGTGCCTGCTGCTCGCCTGGCTCCCGGCGGCGGTCGTGCTGCCGCCGCTGGCCGGGCTGTCCGGCGTCGTGGTGCTGCTGGCCGCAGTGGCCGCCTGCGAGACCTGGTGGTACGCGGAACTGCGCCGGAGCGTGCGCCCGGAACAGGGGTCAAATGACCCAGTCTGA
- a CDS encoding NAD(P)-dependent alcohol dehydrogenase codes for MLTANAYAATSATESLSPMMIERREVGPHDVLIDIKYCGICHSDIHHARSEWGEQVYPVVPGHEIAGVVAEIGSEVTKYAVGDKVGVGCLVDSCRECDYCQAGREQFCVKDGGTLTFGDTDKYGQFTQGGYSTRMTVDQDFVLRLPDSVDLANAAPLLCAGITTYSPLKRFGAGPGKKVAVIGFGGLGHMAVKFANALGAEVTVLSQSLKKQDDGKKLGADHYYATSDPETFEKLAGTFDLIINTVSAKLDLDAFLGLLAVDGALVNVGAPAEPLSVNVFSLLMKGRTFAGSLIGGLPETQEMLDFADEHGIGAEVEVIPAEQINEAYDRVLASDVRYRFVIDTTTLA; via the coding sequence GTGCTTACCGCAAACGCGTACGCCGCCACGTCCGCGACCGAATCGCTCTCCCCGATGATGATCGAGCGGCGCGAGGTCGGCCCGCATGACGTCCTTATCGACATCAAGTACTGCGGCATCTGCCACTCCGACATCCACCACGCCCGCAGTGAGTGGGGCGAGCAGGTCTACCCGGTCGTGCCCGGCCACGAGATCGCCGGTGTGGTCGCCGAGATCGGCTCCGAAGTCACCAAGTACGCCGTCGGAGACAAGGTCGGCGTCGGCTGCCTGGTCGACTCCTGCCGCGAGTGTGACTACTGCCAGGCTGGGCGCGAGCAGTTCTGCGTCAAGGATGGCGGCACCCTCACCTTCGGCGACACCGACAAGTACGGTCAGTTCACGCAGGGCGGCTACTCCACGCGCATGACGGTGGACCAGGACTTCGTCCTGAGGCTGCCCGACAGCGTGGACCTGGCCAACGCGGCCCCGCTGCTGTGCGCCGGCATCACCACCTACTCGCCGCTCAAGCGCTTCGGCGCCGGTCCCGGCAAGAAGGTCGCCGTCATCGGCTTCGGCGGGCTCGGCCATATGGCCGTCAAGTTCGCCAACGCCCTGGGCGCGGAGGTCACCGTGCTCTCGCAGTCGCTCAAGAAGCAGGATGACGGCAAGAAGCTCGGCGCCGACCACTACTACGCCACGAGCGACCCGGAGACCTTCGAGAAGCTGGCCGGCACGTTCGACCTCATCATCAACACGGTCAGCGCCAAACTGGACCTGGACGCCTTCCTCGGTCTGCTGGCCGTCGACGGTGCTCTGGTCAACGTCGGCGCACCGGCCGAGCCGCTGTCGGTCAACGTCTTCTCCCTGCTGATGAAGGGCCGCACCTTCGCTGGCTCCCTCATCGGCGGGCTGCCGGAGACCCAGGAGATGCTCGACTTCGCCGACGAGCACGGCATCGGCGCCGAGGTCGAGGTCATACCCGCCGAGCAGATCAACGAGGCGTACGACCGCGTCCTCGCCTCCGACGTCCGCTACCGCTTCGTCATCGACACCACGACGCTGGCCTGA
- a CDS encoding DUF2255 family protein — MTTTTTWTDDELDRIEHAEELDIASLRSSGTLSSWRTIWVVRVGDEIYVRSVYGPGSDWYRGTRGRHEGCIEAGGVTKDVAFLDLADETDADEINEAVDAAYRRKYGHYAPSIIQAITSDTASSTTMRLDPR, encoded by the coding sequence ATGACCACCACCACGACCTGGACGGACGACGAACTCGACCGCATCGAGCACGCCGAGGAACTGGACATCGCGTCCCTGCGCTCCAGCGGCACGCTGAGCAGTTGGCGCACCATCTGGGTGGTCCGCGTCGGCGACGAGATCTACGTCCGGTCCGTCTACGGGCCCGGCTCCGACTGGTACCGCGGCACGCGCGGCCGCCACGAGGGTTGCATCGAGGCCGGGGGTGTCACCAAGGACGTCGCCTTCCTCGACCTCGCCGACGAGACCGACGCAGACGAGATCAACGAAGCCGTCGACGCCGCCTACCGCCGCAAGTACGGGCACTACGCCCCGTCCATCATCCAGGCCATCACCAGCGACACGGCGAGCTCCACGACCATGCGGCTCGACCCCCGCTGA
- a CDS encoding FAD:protein FMN transferase encodes MAVQRVAFDAIGTRWSIETDEPLAEGVRADVLERIRRFDATYSRFRPDSLVSRIAAAPHGGRFEFPDDALALFDLYDRLAAATSGAVDPLVGRDLELLGYDPAYSLTPAPAAIRAQESARGRVTWAADVVRDGALVVTRRPLVIDVGAAGKGYLVDLVADVLRGAGIERFVVDGGGDLRHEGGPTIRVGLEHPFDPRLVIGVADLKGRALCASAVNRRAWGEGLHHVVDARTGRPVRGVVATWAVADEAAVADGLATALFFTEGPTLAHDFPFAYVRMHADGHVEVSRDFPGEVFTGRRAQQQTA; translated from the coding sequence GTGGCTGTGCAACGCGTCGCCTTCGACGCCATCGGCACCCGGTGGAGCATCGAGACGGACGAGCCCCTCGCCGAGGGCGTGCGCGCGGACGTCCTGGAGCGGATACGCCGGTTCGACGCCACGTACTCCCGATTCCGGCCGGACTCACTGGTCTCCCGGATCGCCGCCGCACCGCACGGCGGCCGGTTCGAGTTCCCGGACGATGCCCTGGCCCTGTTCGACCTGTACGACCGTCTTGCCGCGGCCACTTCGGGCGCCGTCGATCCCCTCGTGGGCCGCGATCTGGAGCTGCTCGGATACGACCCCGCTTACTCGCTCACGCCCGCTCCGGCGGCGATCCGGGCCCAGGAGAGCGCCCGGGGCCGGGTGACCTGGGCTGCCGATGTCGTCCGGGACGGCGCGCTCGTCGTCACCCGGCGTCCGCTCGTGATCGACGTCGGCGCGGCCGGGAAGGGCTACCTCGTCGATCTGGTCGCGGACGTCCTGCGAGGCGCCGGCATTGAGCGGTTCGTCGTGGACGGCGGCGGCGATCTACGGCACGAGGGCGGGCCGACCATCCGGGTCGGTCTTGAGCACCCATTCGATCCGCGGCTCGTCATCGGAGTGGCGGATCTGAAGGGCCGGGCGCTGTGCGCGTCGGCGGTCAACCGGCGCGCCTGGGGCGAAGGGCTGCATCACGTGGTCGATGCCCGCACGGGTCGGCCGGTCAGGGGCGTCGTCGCCACGTGGGCCGTCGCCGACGAGGCCGCGGTCGCCGACGGACTGGCGACCGCGCTGTTCTTCACCGAAGGACCCACGCTCGCCCACGACTTCCCCTTCGCGTATGTGCGGATGCACGCCGACGGGCATGTCGAGGTGTCGCGGGACTTCCCCGGTGAAGTGTTCACGGGCCGTCGGGCGCAGCAGCAGACAGCATGA
- a CDS encoding zinc-binding dehydrogenase, whose amino-acid sequence MRAAVMYGAGDVRVENVPDPKIQNPTDAVVRVVRSCVCGSDLWPYAQMEPSEEGTRMGHEFLGVVEDIGSEVSGLKRGDLVVAPFVWSDNTCDFCREGLPTSCRNGGFYAMNGVDGGQGEAMRVPQADGTLVKLPVGEDSALLPSLLTLSDVYCTGHHGVVTSRVGPGKSVTVIGDGAVGLCAVLAAKRLGAEQIILMGRHKDRTDLGRDFGATDVVPERGEEGVERVRELTGGDGTHAVVEAVGTEQTMANALGIVRHGGVVSRLGVAQYTSIPLGFDAMMGNITVTGGAAPARAYIEELLPDILDGSIEPGRVFNHTVSIDGIPDGYRAMADRTALKVLVQP is encoded by the coding sequence ATGCGAGCAGCAGTGATGTACGGCGCCGGTGACGTCCGCGTGGAGAACGTCCCCGACCCCAAGATCCAGAACCCGACCGACGCCGTGGTCCGCGTCGTCCGCTCTTGCGTCTGCGGCAGCGACCTGTGGCCGTACGCCCAGATGGAACCCTCCGAGGAGGGCACGCGGATGGGTCACGAGTTCCTCGGCGTGGTCGAGGACATCGGCTCGGAGGTGTCCGGCCTCAAGCGCGGTGATCTGGTGGTCGCCCCCTTCGTCTGGTCGGACAACACCTGCGACTTCTGCCGCGAGGGCCTGCCGACCTCCTGCCGCAACGGCGGCTTCTACGCCATGAATGGCGTGGACGGCGGTCAGGGCGAAGCCATGCGCGTCCCGCAGGCCGACGGCACGCTGGTCAAGCTGCCCGTCGGCGAGGACTCCGCGCTCCTGCCCTCCCTGCTCACCCTGTCCGACGTGTACTGCACCGGCCACCACGGCGTGGTCACCTCCCGGGTCGGCCCCGGCAAGTCCGTCACCGTGATCGGTGACGGCGCGGTCGGGCTGTGCGCGGTGCTGGCCGCCAAGCGGCTCGGCGCCGAGCAGATCATCCTCATGGGCCGCCACAAGGACCGCACCGACCTCGGCCGGGACTTCGGCGCCACCGATGTCGTCCCCGAGCGCGGCGAAGAGGGCGTCGAGCGCGTGAGGGAGCTGACCGGCGGCGACGGCACCCACGCGGTCGTCGAGGCTGTCGGCACGGAACAAACCATGGCCAACGCGCTCGGCATCGTCCGCCACGGCGGCGTCGTCAGCCGCCTCGGCGTCGCCCAGTACACCTCCATCCCGCTGGGCTTCGACGCCATGATGGGCAACATCACCGTCACCGGCGGCGCCGCCCCCGCCCGCGCCTACATCGAGGAACTGCTGCCCGACATCCTCGACGGCTCGATCGAGCCGGGCCGGGTCTTCAACCACACCGTCAGCATCGACGGCATCCCCGACGGCTACCGCGCGATGGCCGACCGCACAGCGCTGAAGGTCCTCGTCCAGCCGTGA
- a CDS encoding (2Fe-2S)-binding protein: MTAEPSASDVFPPTQPPSAPTRRTFIATTSVAGGVLAAGGLAAGTSLLGAEAAAAASAPPGSRVTLTVNGRRHTVTVDNRTSLLDLLREHLGLTGSKKGCNAGACGACTVLVDGRRVNSCLTLAIRLNGAVVTTIEGLADGDELHPLQQAFIDQDAFQCGYCTPGQIMSGVGCIQEGHTGSEDEIREWMSGNICRCGCYVKIVRAVEQAAADGK; this comes from the coding sequence ATGACTGCCGAGCCCTCCGCATCAGATGTGTTTCCCCCCACCCAGCCCCCGTCCGCACCGACTCGCCGGACCTTCATCGCGACGACCTCCGTGGCCGGCGGTGTCCTCGCGGCGGGCGGTCTGGCCGCAGGTACGTCGCTGCTCGGTGCCGAGGCGGCCGCGGCCGCCTCGGCACCACCCGGCAGCCGTGTCACCTTGACCGTCAACGGCCGTCGGCACACCGTCACGGTGGACAACCGGACGTCGCTGCTCGACCTGTTACGCGAGCACCTGGGACTGACCGGCTCCAAGAAGGGCTGCAACGCCGGTGCCTGCGGGGCCTGCACGGTCCTGGTCGACGGACGCCGGGTCAACTCCTGTCTGACGCTGGCGATTCGCCTGAACGGCGCTGTGGTCACCACGATCGAGGGCCTGGCCGACGGCGACGAACTGCACCCGCTCCAGCAGGCGTTCATCGACCAGGACGCTTTCCAGTGCGGCTACTGCACCCCGGGCCAGATCATGTCCGGCGTCGGCTGCATCCAGGAGGGCCACACCGGATCTGAGGACGAGATCCGGGAGTGGATGAGCGGCAACATCTGCCGCTGCGGCTGTTACGTGAAAATCGTGCGCGCGGTCGAGCAGGCCGCCGCCGACGGGAAGTAA